Sequence from the Bacillota bacterium genome:
CTCCAGTAGACGTAGGCCGCCTGCCAGGCGAAGAGGAGCAGGCCGGCGTCAACGAACGACCGCACCGGGTAGGTGTGGTAGACCAGGATATCGACGGCCGAACCGACGAGCAGGATGGCCACCAGGGCGATGCTCAGGACGGTATGGGCTGACCGCATCGCCAGGAGACGGTGACGCTCATCGTTGACCCGGCGATAATCGCCCGTCTCGATGGCTTTGGCCTTCTCCTCAGACGGTGAAAGCCAGTCGTAGACCAGGACGATGACGAGCGCCGCCGCCAGGATGAGCTGGATGACCAGGCTGGACAGGGCTTCGGCGACGGTCATCCCCCCGGAGATGCGATTCCAGAGGCCGCGGGCGACCACGAACAAGTAGAGCAGGCCGGAGGCCGTCGCAAAGAGAAGGCCCCGCCGGTACGCGGCCCCTGGCACCCTGCCCCTCCTGACGATGAGGTTCCGCCACAGGTACGGGTAGGAGACCATGAAAGCCACGGAGAAAGCCACCACCGGCAGGCCGGTCGCGACCCAGAACTTCGGTGACAGGAAGATGCCGTTGAGTACCTCGCTGACGGAGTGCCCCAGGGCGAGGGCCGGCACGGCCGACATCAGTCCGATCATGATTATGGAGCCCAGGGCATAGAGGGCGGTGACGGCCACCGACGGCCGCCTTGCGGGGTCACCTCGGAAGACCGACATTTGATGCGTCTCCTTTCTCCTCGGCGTCGCAAAGGAAGACCTCTTCGATGGATTTGCCAAACACCTTGGCAATTTTGCAGGCCAGAATGATGGATGGGTTGTAGCGGC
This genomic interval carries:
- a CDS encoding helix-turn-helix transcriptional regulator, producing the protein MRNLVRQLRNDHGLTQEDLADKVDVSRQTIISIESGRYNPSIILACKIAKVFGKSIEEVFLCDAEEKGDASNVGLPR